The following are from one region of the Oncorhynchus kisutch isolate 150728-3 unplaced genomic scaffold, Okis_V2 scaffold3610, whole genome shotgun sequence genome:
- the LOC116371741 gene encoding uncharacterized protein LOC116371741, which translates to MSQHFVPPIGSKACGYIHNVSAVKRGKKTGYFNAVLQQEDESRNLIVFQPQLRDRFATAESRRTPVKLVKVVFQPSISRNNKIQIMFTYTSTFSILEDLPFKFNSDLDGRVKDVALADLQEDKENTENAEKQKVNITVEVIQKLKEGHCKTRFNKSMPMVEYLVGHIVDDSTTLTNLTVWGRENTVEEGKWLPGHQCFCC; encoded by the exons ATGTCTCAGCATTTTGTCCCTCCAATAGGCTCCAAGGCCTGCGGTTACATCCACAATGTCTCAGCAgtgaagagagggaagaagacaGGATATTTCAATGCCGTTTTACAGCAAGAAGATGAGAGCAGGAATCTTATCGTTTTTCAGCCGCAGCTGCGAGACCGCTTTGCCACAGCAGAGAGTCGCAG AACTCCAGTGAAGTTGGTGAAAGTGGTGTTCCAGCCATCCATAAGCAGAAACAACAAAATAcagataatgtttacatacacatCCACATTTTCCATCCTCGAAGATTTACCCTTCAAATTCAACAGTGACCTTGACGGGAGGGTCAAGGATGTGGCACTAGCTGACCTTCAAGAGGacaaagaaaacacagaaaatgCTGAAAAACAGAAG GTGAACATTACAGTGGAGGTGATTCAGAAACTGAAAGAGGGCCATTGTAAAACGAGATTTAACAAAAGCATGCCCATGGTGGAATACCTAGTCGGTCATATTGTAGATGATTCAACAACACTCACAAACCTGACCGTGTGGGGTCGTGAAAACACGGTCGAAGAGGGGAAATGGTTACCGGGTCACCAATGTTTCTGTTGCTAA